The following coding sequences lie in one Posidoniimonas polymericola genomic window:
- a CDS encoding Lhr family helicase, translating to MSKPTPIDADPLDSFYEPTRTWFRESFAGPTKAQQLAWPAIGSGESTLLLAPTGSGKTLAAFLSLLDRLMFDPSAPSPTKGSRKADRHVRVLYLSPLKALGVDIDRNLRAPIAGLRAAAERSGRNFRVPEIAIRTGDTDQRERQRIARNPPDILITTPESLYLMLTSKASGILSRVETVIIDEIHVMVPSKRGAHLFLTLERLERLRRLAADNDQRSYQPLQRVGLSATQRPLDEVARLLGGAETTADPEEPARPRPVRVVDASEPKRLEIRVEVPVEDMARLAQPMHTFLGDDEVDETRQAKYASGFDEAADGKPAEPAPAAPAENANTAMGPSTPSIWPALHPRLLELIQQHRSTMIFVNSRRLAERLAAAINELANEELNKNQPDDAPPTAPVEICLAHHGSVAKDKRAEIEDRLKRGQLPAIIATSSLELGIDMGAVDLVIQIEAPPTIASGVQRIGRSGRGVDLLSNGIIFPKYRGDLLACAGATGRMLAGHVEETYYPRNPLDVLAQQMVALISDGPIEVDELYATVRGAASFAELPRTSFDSVLDLLSGRYPSDEFAELRPRVTWDRVQGVVSPRNTSRRIAVLNGGTIPDRGLYGVFLVGDGPGGTGGSRVGELDEEMVFETHAGDVFLLGASSWRVLEIDKDRVLVAPAPGEPGKMPFWRGDGPGRPLEFGRAIGRLAGELAHGDADAMHDQLTTRHALGEKAARNLIEYIRDQAEATGEPPSDKAVIIESFLDEIGDWRVCVLSPLGSRVHAPWAMAIAARLRQEDLGEVDYSWSDDGMIFRLPESPEPPPVEFFVPSSSEVEDMVTSQVGSTAMFAARFRENAARALLLPKRQPGRRSPLWMQRRRAADLLAVAARYPSFPILLETYRECLRDVFDLPGLIGVLRDIERRAVRVEEVRSQQPSPFAASLLFNYVGNFVYEGDAPLAERRAQALALDHSQLRELLGGDEMRDLLSGEVIDQVALELQRLVEPTCRSADAVHDLLLSLGDQTADELWARCDHQAADRSALDAWLAELQAARRIILVRIAGEQRYAAAEDAARLRDALGVAPPAGLPGAFLESVAAPLGDLLSRYARTHAPFTAAEAAARFALGEAPVRTALEQLREAGRVVEGEFLPGRRGREWCDAGVLRIIKRRSLAALRQQVEAVPTEAYARFLPVWQGVTNRRAGPDGVLDAVEQLQGAPLAASVLETQILPARVKDYQPGLLDELFVAGEVAWQGLESVGVSDGRVSLYLPDQLPLLGRLPVADDPQEDPLAARLLELFTERGALFFDELCRATGSFPNDLLAALWRLVWRGQVTNDTLAPLRSLIGSGGSGSREAVGAATRRGRRAYRSRRRQRLPGSEGRWSLLPLADAEPATPTQRAAALAAQLIERHGVLTREQISREQIEGGFSAVYPVLKAMEEAGKIRRGYFVEGQGGAQFAASGADDLLRSAPKDDEPTLLLAATDPANAYGAALPWPAAEDESARPQRTAGARVVLLGGDLLGYLSRGDRALTTFLSADEARRATQAKRLAECLAEESHRRRSLLIEEIDKRPAITSPLSQAFVAAGFSPTTRGLLCRSDFMAGGKRDRWTRSLDDASELPANPR from the coding sequence GTGAGCAAACCGACACCGATCGACGCCGACCCACTCGACTCGTTCTACGAGCCGACACGCACTTGGTTCCGGGAGTCATTCGCCGGTCCGACCAAGGCCCAGCAGCTCGCCTGGCCTGCGATCGGATCGGGCGAGAGCACGCTGCTGCTGGCGCCGACCGGCTCGGGCAAGACGCTGGCCGCGTTCCTTTCGCTGCTCGACCGACTGATGTTCGATCCGTCGGCGCCGTCACCCACAAAGGGCAGCCGCAAGGCGGACCGGCATGTGCGGGTGCTGTACCTCTCACCGCTCAAAGCGCTGGGCGTCGACATCGACCGCAACCTGCGGGCGCCGATCGCCGGCCTGCGGGCCGCTGCGGAACGGTCCGGCCGCAACTTCCGCGTGCCGGAGATCGCCATCCGCACCGGCGATACCGACCAGCGCGAGCGGCAGCGGATCGCCCGCAACCCGCCCGACATCCTGATCACCACGCCCGAGTCGCTCTACTTGATGCTCACCAGCAAGGCGAGCGGCATCCTGTCGCGCGTCGAGACCGTGATCATCGACGAGATCCACGTGATGGTCCCGTCCAAGCGGGGCGCGCACCTGTTCCTCACGCTCGAACGCCTGGAGCGGCTTCGACGGCTCGCCGCGGACAATGACCAACGCAGCTACCAGCCGCTGCAGCGGGTCGGCCTTTCCGCCACCCAACGCCCACTCGACGAGGTTGCCCGGCTGCTCGGCGGCGCCGAGACAACCGCCGACCCGGAAGAGCCCGCCCGCCCCCGGCCGGTGCGTGTCGTCGACGCCAGCGAGCCCAAGCGGCTGGAGATCCGCGTCGAGGTCCCGGTCGAGGACATGGCCCGGCTCGCCCAGCCGATGCACACCTTCCTGGGCGACGACGAAGTCGACGAGACCCGCCAGGCCAAGTACGCCAGTGGGTTCGACGAAGCGGCCGACGGCAAGCCCGCGGAACCGGCGCCGGCGGCCCCGGCAGAGAACGCCAACACCGCAATGGGACCGTCGACGCCAAGCATCTGGCCGGCGCTGCACCCGCGGCTGTTGGAGCTGATCCAGCAGCACCGCTCGACGATGATCTTCGTCAACAGCCGCCGCCTGGCCGAGCGGCTCGCGGCGGCCATCAACGAGCTGGCCAACGAGGAGCTGAACAAAAACCAGCCCGACGACGCCCCGCCCACGGCGCCGGTCGAGATCTGCCTGGCCCACCACGGCAGCGTGGCCAAGGACAAGCGGGCCGAGATCGAGGACCGGCTCAAACGGGGTCAGCTGCCGGCGATCATCGCCACCAGCTCGCTCGAGCTTGGCATCGACATGGGCGCGGTCGACCTGGTCATTCAGATCGAGGCGCCCCCCACCATCGCGTCGGGCGTGCAGCGGATCGGCCGCAGCGGCCGCGGCGTCGACCTGCTGTCCAACGGCATTATCTTCCCCAAGTACCGCGGCGACCTGCTGGCCTGCGCCGGCGCGACTGGGCGGATGCTGGCCGGCCACGTCGAAGAGACCTACTACCCGCGCAACCCGCTCGACGTGCTCGCCCAGCAGATGGTCGCCTTGATCTCCGACGGTCCGATCGAGGTCGACGAGCTGTACGCGACCGTCCGCGGGGCGGCGTCGTTCGCCGAGCTGCCACGCACTTCGTTCGATAGCGTGCTCGACCTGCTGTCGGGCCGCTACCCGTCGGACGAGTTCGCCGAGCTGCGCCCCCGCGTGACCTGGGACCGCGTGCAGGGCGTCGTGTCGCCTCGTAATACGTCGCGGCGGATCGCGGTCCTCAACGGCGGCACCATCCCCGACCGCGGGCTGTACGGCGTCTTCCTGGTCGGCGACGGCCCGGGCGGGACGGGCGGGAGCCGCGTCGGCGAGCTCGACGAGGAGATGGTCTTCGAGACCCACGCCGGCGACGTCTTCCTGCTCGGCGCCAGCAGCTGGCGTGTGCTCGAGATCGACAAGGACCGCGTGCTCGTGGCGCCCGCCCCCGGCGAGCCGGGCAAGATGCCGTTCTGGCGGGGCGACGGCCCCGGGCGGCCGCTGGAGTTCGGCCGCGCGATCGGCCGCCTCGCAGGCGAGCTGGCCCACGGCGACGCCGACGCCATGCACGACCAGCTCACCACCCGCCACGCGCTCGGCGAGAAGGCCGCGCGCAACCTGATCGAGTACATCCGTGACCAGGCCGAGGCGACCGGCGAGCCCCCCAGCGACAAGGCCGTGATCATCGAGTCGTTCCTCGACGAGATCGGCGACTGGCGGGTCTGCGTGCTCTCGCCGCTCGGCTCGCGGGTGCACGCGCCGTGGGCGATGGCGATCGCGGCCCGGCTGCGGCAGGAAGACCTCGGCGAGGTCGACTACAGCTGGTCCGACGACGGCATGATCTTCCGCCTGCCGGAGTCGCCCGAGCCGCCGCCGGTCGAGTTCTTCGTGCCGAGCTCCAGCGAGGTCGAGGACATGGTGACCTCGCAGGTTGGCTCGACCGCGATGTTCGCCGCCCGCTTCCGCGAGAACGCCGCCCGGGCGTTGCTGCTGCCGAAGCGGCAGCCGGGCCGCCGCTCGCCGCTGTGGATGCAGCGCCGCCGCGCGGCCGACCTGCTGGCGGTCGCCGCCCGCTACCCGAGCTTCCCGATCCTGCTGGAGACCTACCGCGAGTGCCTCCGCGACGTGTTCGACCTGCCGGGGCTGATCGGCGTGCTCCGCGACATCGAACGCCGCGCGGTCCGCGTCGAGGAGGTCCGCTCGCAGCAGCCTTCCCCGTTCGCGGCTTCGCTGCTGTTCAACTACGTCGGCAACTTTGTCTACGAGGGCGACGCGCCGCTCGCCGAACGCCGCGCCCAGGCCCTCGCGCTCGACCACAGCCAGCTCCGCGAGCTCCTGGGCGGCGACGAGATGCGGGACCTGCTGAGCGGCGAGGTGATCGACCAGGTCGCCCTCGAGCTGCAGCGGCTCGTCGAACCGACCTGCCGCAGCGCCGACGCCGTGCATGACTTGCTCCTTTCGCTTGGCGACCAGACCGCCGACGAGCTGTGGGCCCGCTGCGACCATCAAGCGGCCGACCGGTCGGCGCTCGACGCCTGGCTCGCCGAGCTGCAGGCCGCCCGGCGGATCATCCTTGTCCGCATCGCCGGCGAGCAACGCTACGCCGCGGCCGAAGACGCCGCGCGGCTGCGTGACGCGCTCGGCGTCGCGCCGCCGGCCGGGCTGCCCGGCGCGTTCCTGGAGAGCGTCGCCGCGCCGCTCGGCGACCTGCTCTCCCGCTACGCCCGCACGCACGCTCCGTTCACCGCCGCCGAGGCCGCCGCGCGGTTCGCCCTCGGCGAGGCGCCGGTCCGCACCGCCCTCGAGCAGCTCCGCGAGGCCGGCCGCGTGGTCGAGGGGGAGTTCCTCCCCGGCCGCCGCGGCCGCGAGTGGTGCGACGCCGGCGTGCTGCGGATCATCAAACGCCGATCACTCGCCGCCCTCCGCCAGCAGGTCGAGGCCGTCCCCACCGAGGCCTACGCCCGCTTCCTGCCGGTGTGGCAGGGGGTGACCAACCGCCGCGCGGGGCCGGACGGCGTGCTCGACGCGGTCGAGCAGCTGCAGGGCGCCCCGCTCGCCGCCAGCGTGCTCGAGACCCAGATCCTCCCCGCCCGGGTCAAGGACTACCAGCCCGGCCTGCTCGACGAGTTGTTCGTTGCCGGCGAGGTGGCGTGGCAGGGTCTGGAGAGTGTCGGCGTTTCGGATGGTCGGGTCTCCCTGTACTTGCCTGATCAGCTGCCGCTGCTCGGCCGCCTCCCTGTGGCCGATGACCCGCAGGAAGACCCGCTGGCCGCGCGGCTGCTCGAGTTGTTCACCGAACGCGGCGCCTTGTTCTTCGACGAGCTGTGCCGCGCGACCGGCTCGTTCCCCAATGACCTGCTCGCTGCGCTCTGGCGGCTGGTGTGGCGGGGCCAAGTCACCAACGACACGCTCGCGCCGCTCCGCTCGCTGATCGGCTCCGGCGGGAGCGGCTCTCGCGAGGCGGTCGGCGCCGCCACCCGACGGGGCCGCCGCGCGTACCGCTCCCGCCGCCGCCAGCGGCTGCCGGGCTCCGAAGGCCGCTGGTCGCTGCTCCCGCTGGCCGACGCCGAGCCGGCAACCCCTACCCAACGGGCCGCCGCCCTCGCCGCGCAGCTCATTGAGCGGCACGGCGTGTTGACCCGCGAGCAGATCAGCCGCGAACAGATCGAGGGCGGCTTCTCCGCGGTCTACCCCGTGCTCAAAGCGATGGAGGAGGCCGGCAAGATCCGCCGCGGTTACTTTGTCGAGGGCCAAGGGGGCGCCCAGTTCGCTGCTTCCGGCGCCGACGACCTGCTCCGCTCCGCCCCCAAGGACGACGAGCCGACGCTCTTGCTCGCCGCCACCGACCCGGCCAACGCCTACGGCGCCGCCCTCCCCTGGCCCGCCGCTGAGGACGAGTCGGCCCGGCCGCAGCGCACTGCCGGGGCCCGCGTCGTGCTGCTTGGCGGCGACCTGCTCGGCTACCTCAGCCGCGGCGACCGCGCGCTCACCACCTTCCTGTCCGCCGACGAGGCCCGCCGCGCCACGCAGGCGAAGCGGCTCGCCGAGTGTCTCGCCGAAGAATCGCACCGGCGGCGGTCGCTGCTGATCGAGGAGATCGACAAACGACCGGCGATCACCTCACCCCTTTCCCAGGCGTTTGTCGCGGCCGGGTTCTCGCCGACCACCCGCGGGCTGCTGTGCCGCAGCGACTTCATGGCCGGCGGCAAACGCGACCGCTGGACCCGCAGCCTCGACGACGCGTCCGAACTCCCCGCCAACCCGCGGTAG
- a CDS encoding Fpg/Nei family DNA glycosylase, whose translation MPEGDTLYRIAENVRPVLAGQTIAAALSNASPQVPAIDAQSLVGRVVTTVEARGKHLLITLDDHRVVHSHLGMTGSWHAYRIGDPWRKPPRQAGLALRTATHEVVNFNPKLLKLVTATTLRRNDYLQRLGPDLMLPGVELAAVLPRLRVHNAAPMGEAVMNQTIAAGIGNVYKSETLFICRINPWTLVGELSDLRLTDYLAETHRLMRINRKSGKRTTRFAGDGQRFWVYGRRGEPCFKCETPIRLRRQGDAGRTTYWCPRCQPPAR comes from the coding sequence ATGCCCGAAGGCGACACCCTCTACCGCATCGCCGAGAACGTCAGGCCCGTGCTGGCGGGCCAGACGATCGCCGCCGCGCTGAGCAACGCCTCGCCGCAGGTCCCCGCGATCGACGCCCAGTCGCTGGTCGGGCGGGTGGTCACCACGGTTGAGGCCCGCGGCAAGCACCTGCTGATCACGCTCGACGACCACCGCGTGGTGCACTCGCACCTCGGCATGACCGGCTCCTGGCACGCCTACCGCATCGGCGACCCGTGGCGCAAGCCGCCGCGCCAGGCCGGCCTGGCCCTCCGCACCGCCACGCACGAGGTCGTGAACTTCAACCCCAAGCTGCTCAAGCTGGTCACCGCCACCACGCTCCGCCGCAACGACTACCTGCAGCGGCTCGGCCCCGACCTGATGCTGCCGGGCGTCGAGCTCGCCGCCGTGCTGCCGCGGCTGCGGGTGCACAACGCGGCCCCCATGGGCGAGGCCGTGATGAACCAGACCATCGCCGCCGGCATCGGCAACGTCTACAAGTCCGAGACCCTATTTATCTGCCGGATCAACCCGTGGACGCTAGTCGGCGAGCTGAGCGACCTCCGCCTCACCGACTACCTGGCCGAGACCCACCGGCTGATGCGCATCAACCGCAAGTCGGGCAAGCGGACCACCCGCTTCGCCGGCGACGGCCAGCGGTTCTGGGTCTACGGCCGCCGGGGCGAGCCGTGCTTCAAGTGCGAGACCCCGATCCGCCTCCGCCGCCAGGGCGACGCCGGCCGCACCACCTACTGGTGCCCCCGCTGCCAGCCGCCTGCACGGTAA
- a CDS encoding AraC family transcriptional regulator, whose product MPKRQQIALAFPRGAHQEAFIHGVFQYSSDKGLDWTYTIAPESLALSVLDLVDWPGDGVLAALNTAEEAEYAKAMRQPVINISSALPESPVPRVMVDNIAVGRVAADHLITRGLRSFAFYGLADVEYSKRRWMGFVERLAESDFTATQHLATPTFGFRGSVWMRQHKELAAWLKSLPTPCGVFSVSDYRARHVLDACQQVGRKSPEQIAVLGVDNEHVICEHISPTLSSVARNDALEGYRAAELLHQRLNGESSDDAEAPVPPLEVVSRESTSAFAVSDPRMKTVLEYLLSNVAEPITIDELAEHADVSRRWLEYAFRDALGETPYHYLQRQRLLLAKRLLRDDPTSPIYRIAQRTGFSSVKQLNKAFQKEYGATPGEYRKLSQ is encoded by the coding sequence GTGCCTAAACGACAGCAGATTGCATTGGCGTTCCCGCGCGGGGCCCACCAGGAAGCGTTCATCCACGGGGTGTTCCAGTACTCGTCCGACAAGGGGCTCGACTGGACCTACACGATTGCGCCGGAGTCGCTGGCGTTGTCGGTGCTCGACCTGGTCGACTGGCCGGGCGACGGCGTGCTGGCCGCGCTCAACACGGCCGAGGAGGCCGAGTACGCCAAGGCGATGCGGCAGCCGGTGATCAATATCTCCAGCGCGCTGCCCGAGTCGCCCGTGCCGCGGGTGATGGTCGACAACATCGCGGTCGGGCGGGTCGCGGCCGACCACCTGATCACGCGGGGCCTGCGGAGTTTCGCGTTCTACGGCCTGGCGGACGTCGAGTACTCCAAGCGTCGGTGGATGGGTTTCGTCGAGCGGCTCGCCGAGTCCGACTTCACCGCCACCCAGCACCTGGCGACCCCCACGTTCGGGTTCCGCGGCTCGGTCTGGATGCGGCAGCACAAGGAGCTGGCCGCTTGGCTCAAGTCGCTGCCGACGCCGTGCGGCGTGTTTTCGGTCTCCGACTACCGGGCCCGCCACGTGCTGGACGCCTGCCAGCAGGTCGGCCGCAAGTCGCCCGAGCAGATCGCCGTGCTGGGCGTCGACAACGAGCACGTGATCTGCGAGCACATCTCGCCGACCCTCAGCAGCGTCGCGCGTAACGACGCCCTGGAGGGCTACCGCGCTGCCGAGCTCTTGCACCAGCGGCTCAACGGCGAGTCGTCCGACGACGCCGAGGCGCCGGTTCCCCCGCTGGAGGTGGTCTCCCGCGAGTCGACCTCGGCGTTCGCGGTGTCCGACCCGCGGATGAAGACCGTGCTCGAGTACCTGCTGTCGAACGTGGCGGAGCCGATCACGATCGACGAGCTGGCCGAGCACGCCGACGTCTCACGGCGGTGGCTCGAGTACGCCTTCCGCGACGCCCTCGGCGAGACCCCCTACCACTACCTGCAGCGTCAGCGGCTCCTGCTGGCCAAACGCCTGCTGCGCGACGACCCGACCTCGCCCATCTACCGCATCGCCCAACGCACCGGCTTCTCGTCGGTCAAGCAGCTCAACAAGGCGTTCCAGAAAGAGTACGGCGCGACCCCGGGCGAGTACCGGAAGCTGTCGCAGTAG
- a CDS encoding TlpA family protein disulfide reductase: protein MPAKLLLKLGVLLLVAAGASAAGPPGTLLLSNGDFLAGEWRDSESAEWIKWQPSFVARPYEFEWSAIGSIAFPPPAEPTPIAGAFRFDLFNGDALIGDLVAVSDERFTIATRLEGQGEPQQLSAPRSLVRSIRRVGSDAGKLRFSGPGDLADWNTIKNVGWVYSRGGIATNIKGASASRDVPLPHLALIEVALSWDKKADFSLELGVTKRRLKAITDGFEIWIQDVNGQPVRVREARNQRQIERERQRDNQVTDAFRLEVVGDNLIAVRETQESADLQPLQQIEPGAGRLQLRLYLDQNNNRLIVTTASGVTLADLHVETPYSPFDSGVQLNNRDGDIRLDRLSITEWNGEPPVSGAVDQSAFQLANGETLRGDLVGFRAADGELLIAAEADASNQPASGDDRDAGQPEPGSDSSDSAEPAVAEPDAEESDSEEPDAKESDAEEPSTQEPRTEDPDAEDMPAQQSPHVVRLDQLVSVVFPTPAGADAYRRAGDATLLTATLQGGVQVTGSPQGLVDRRLRLFCQDFDATIAVPLAMLQSVRVASAGLPATASAAAGAKPSKFPRLETDDVRSVGELAGAPDTDGASCLLWRPFGSRNAEPLLDGVSGRVLFREPPPPKSAEPDKVAAPQPARQRGVLGAIASVFSYTPPKTTKQASAPQPATMYLRAGDKLPCAIERIDDEGVYFSSPFSAAGFAPHKHVKAIELVTRGVDGRLTPDRRDQLLTLPRGQTNNPPTHLLVSTKGDYLRCRLLRVSEETVAVEVRLEELEIDRSRVARIIWFDPPPKDSEEAAAGTGRDEPGDHPRVQAVRRDGVRLTFDLRRLTSPQGEDAPAARLEGVSEVLDECSVSLDDIDLLLMGHRVEQAAAELSYQRWKMKNAILPREPEEGDAGDASASFPLVGEVAPELPLPFFDGGAEPPAKELDLASFQGKVVVLDFWASWCGPCMQVMPVLHKLGEEYADRDVLVVAVNLQDPPEAIAAALDRLGFKPVVALDRDGVAAQRYQVTGIPQTVVINREGVIANVFVGGGAKFEQRLRAAIEAAVQQAKVEE from the coding sequence GTGCCTGCCAAACTACTGCTGAAACTGGGCGTGCTGCTGCTGGTCGCCGCCGGGGCGTCGGCCGCGGGTCCGCCGGGGACCCTGCTGCTCTCCAACGGCGACTTCCTCGCCGGCGAGTGGCGGGACAGCGAGTCGGCCGAGTGGATCAAATGGCAGCCGTCGTTTGTGGCTCGGCCGTACGAGTTCGAATGGTCGGCTATCGGCTCGATCGCCTTCCCCCCGCCCGCCGAGCCGACGCCGATCGCCGGAGCGTTCCGCTTCGACCTGTTCAACGGCGACGCGCTGATCGGCGACCTGGTCGCGGTGTCGGACGAGCGGTTCACGATCGCCACGCGGCTCGAAGGGCAGGGCGAGCCACAGCAGCTCTCGGCGCCGCGGAGTCTTGTCCGCAGCATCCGCCGGGTCGGCTCCGACGCCGGCAAGCTGAGGTTCTCTGGGCCCGGCGACCTCGCCGACTGGAATACCATCAAGAACGTCGGCTGGGTCTACAGCCGCGGGGGGATCGCCACCAACATCAAGGGCGCCAGCGCAAGCCGCGACGTCCCGCTGCCGCACCTGGCGCTGATCGAGGTCGCGCTGTCGTGGGACAAGAAGGCCGACTTCTCGCTGGAGCTCGGGGTCACCAAACGCCGGCTCAAGGCGATCACCGACGGCTTCGAGATCTGGATCCAGGACGTCAACGGACAGCCAGTCCGAGTGCGGGAGGCCCGCAACCAGCGGCAGATCGAACGCGAGCGGCAACGCGACAACCAGGTGACCGACGCCTTCCGCTTGGAGGTGGTCGGCGACAACCTGATCGCCGTGCGCGAGACCCAGGAGTCCGCGGACCTCCAGCCGCTGCAGCAGATCGAGCCGGGGGCGGGGCGGCTGCAGCTGCGGCTGTACCTGGACCAGAACAACAACCGGTTGATCGTCACCACCGCGAGCGGCGTTACTCTGGCGGACCTGCATGTCGAAACCCCCTACAGCCCGTTTGATAGTGGTGTGCAGCTCAACAACCGCGACGGCGACATCCGGCTGGACCGGCTGTCCATTACCGAGTGGAACGGCGAGCCGCCGGTGAGCGGCGCGGTCGACCAGTCGGCTTTCCAGCTTGCCAATGGCGAGACCCTGCGGGGCGACCTGGTTGGCTTCCGCGCCGCGGACGGCGAGCTCTTGATCGCGGCCGAGGCGGACGCTTCTAACCAGCCGGCGAGCGGCGACGACCGTGACGCCGGGCAGCCCGAGCCGGGCTCCGACAGCTCGGACTCCGCCGAACCGGCGGTAGCCGAGCCGGACGCCGAAGAGTCGGACTCCGAAGAGCCAGACGCCAAAGAGTCGGACGCCGAAGAGCCAAGCACACAAGAGCCACGCACGGAGGATCCCGACGCAGAAGACATGCCCGCCCAACAATCGCCGCACGTGGTCCGCCTCGACCAGCTTGTCAGCGTTGTTTTTCCGACCCCGGCCGGCGCCGACGCCTATCGGCGCGCGGGCGACGCCACGCTGCTGACCGCCACGTTGCAGGGCGGGGTGCAGGTGACCGGATCGCCCCAGGGCTTAGTGGACCGGCGCCTTCGGTTGTTCTGCCAAGATTTTGACGCCACCATCGCGGTCCCGCTGGCGATGCTGCAGTCGGTCCGCGTGGCGTCGGCGGGCCTGCCGGCGACGGCCTCTGCGGCGGCGGGTGCGAAGCCCAGCAAGTTCCCGCGGCTCGAGACCGATGATGTCCGCTCCGTGGGAGAACTGGCCGGCGCCCCCGATACGGACGGCGCCAGCTGCCTGCTGTGGCGGCCCTTCGGCAGTCGGAACGCGGAGCCGCTGCTCGACGGGGTGTCGGGCCGGGTGCTGTTCCGTGAGCCTCCCCCCCCGAAGTCGGCCGAGCCCGACAAGGTCGCGGCCCCGCAGCCCGCCCGGCAGCGCGGCGTGCTGGGCGCGATCGCGTCGGTCTTCTCGTACACGCCGCCCAAGACCACCAAGCAGGCGAGCGCCCCCCAGCCCGCCACCATGTACCTTCGGGCGGGCGACAAGCTGCCGTGCGCCATCGAGCGGATCGACGACGAGGGCGTCTACTTCAGCTCGCCGTTTTCCGCCGCCGGTTTCGCCCCCCACAAACACGTCAAGGCGATTGAGCTGGTGACCAGAGGGGTCGATGGCCGCCTCACCCCCGACCGCCGCGACCAGCTGCTCACCCTCCCGCGCGGGCAGACCAACAACCCGCCTACCCACCTGCTGGTCTCTACCAAGGGCGACTACCTGCGCTGCCGGCTGCTGAGAGTTTCCGAGGAGACGGTCGCCGTTGAGGTCCGGCTGGAGGAGCTGGAGATCGACCGCTCGCGCGTCGCCCGCATCATCTGGTTCGATCCGCCGCCCAAGGATTCGGAGGAAGCCGCCGCCGGAACCGGCCGCGACGAACCGGGCGACCACCCTCGGGTCCAGGCGGTCCGACGCGACGGCGTGCGGCTGACCTTCGACCTGCGGCGGCTCACGTCCCCCCAAGGCGAGGACGCGCCCGCCGCTCGGCTCGAGGGCGTCAGCGAGGTGCTGGACGAGTGCAGCGTGTCGCTTGACGACATCGACCTCTTGCTGATGGGCCACCGCGTCGAGCAGGCGGCCGCGGAGCTGTCGTATCAGCGGTGGAAGATGAAGAACGCCATCCTCCCCCGCGAGCCCGAGGAGGGCGACGCCGGCGACGCCTCGGCCAGCTTCCCGCTGGTCGGCGAGGTCGCCCCCGAGTTGCCGCTGCCGTTCTTCGACGGAGGCGCCGAGCCGCCCGCCAAGGAGCTCGACCTAGCGAGCTTCCAGGGCAAAGTGGTGGTGCTCGACTTCTGGGCCAGCTGGTGCGGACCCTGCATGCAGGTGATGCCGGTGCTGCACAAGCTGGGCGAGGAGTACGCCGATCGGGACGTGCTGGTCGTGGCGGTGAACCTGCAGGACCCGCCCGAGGCGATTGCCGCCGCGCTCGACCGGCTGGGGTTCAAGCCGGTCGTGGCCCTCGACCGCGACGGCGTGGCGGCCCAGCGGTACCAGGTTACCGGGATCCCGCAGACGGTGGTGATCAACCGCGAGGGCGTCATCGCGAATGTCTTCGTGGGGGGCGGCGCAAAGTTTGAGCAGCGGCTGCGGGCGGCGATCGAGGCCGCGGTCCAACAGGCGAAGGTCGAAGAATAG
- a CDS encoding DUF6288 domain-containing protein, producing the protein MKPGMSLTAWGVLAIAFGALGLPLACRRAAAQPPMAMHGEAVPRDVREMYDRGLQYLAGAQHEEGGWGGSYQGAGTTGMAVMALLASGEDPNFGVYSNHLRRALRSIIRQQDANTGYFGNSMYHHGFATLALSEAYGAVDDRDLWPEGEARDQRSIGAALELAVRGALTSQQGNPTSAWRYSPQANDADTSVSGAMLMGLLAARNAGIEVPDESIDKAIEYFTNMTSENGMVGYSGGFGGGFDESMARISIATLVYAISRRKDLPEYEATLKHLMQNLEKTGGGHYQQYTDYYQAQALFQGDIKSWEKWNKLLVRRLKESQLEDGSFTGQFGGETSTQLNLLALALNYRFLPIYER; encoded by the coding sequence ATGAAACCGGGAATGAGCCTGACGGCCTGGGGGGTGTTGGCGATTGCGTTTGGCGCGCTTGGCTTGCCGCTGGCCTGCCGGCGTGCGGCAGCGCAGCCGCCGATGGCGATGCACGGCGAGGCGGTTCCGCGTGACGTCCGCGAGATGTACGACCGGGGCCTGCAGTACCTGGCGGGCGCCCAGCACGAGGAGGGCGGCTGGGGCGGCAGCTACCAGGGCGCCGGCACCACCGGCATGGCGGTGATGGCGCTGCTCGCCTCGGGCGAGGACCCCAACTTCGGCGTCTACAGCAACCACCTGCGGCGTGCGCTGCGGAGCATCATCCGCCAGCAGGATGCCAACACCGGCTACTTCGGCAACAGCATGTACCACCACGGCTTCGCCACGCTCGCGCTGTCCGAGGCCTACGGCGCCGTCGACGACCGCGACCTCTGGCCCGAGGGGGAGGCCCGCGACCAACGCTCGATCGGCGCCGCGCTCGAGCTGGCGGTCCGCGGGGCCCTGACTTCGCAGCAGGGCAACCCGACCTCCGCCTGGCGGTACTCGCCCCAGGCCAACGACGCCGACACCTCGGTCAGCGGCGCGATGCTGATGGGCCTGCTGGCGGCCCGAAACGCCGGGATCGAGGTCCCCGACGAGTCGATCGACAAGGCGATCGAGTACTTCACCAACATGACCAGCGAGAACGGCATGGTCGGCTACTCCGGCGGCTTCGGCGGCGGCTTCGACGAGTCGATGGCCCGGATCTCGATCGCCACGCTGGTCTACGCTATATCCCGCCGCAAAGACCTGCCCGAGTACGAGGCGACCCTCAAGCACCTGATGCAGAACCTCGAGAAGACCGGCGGCGGGCACTACCAGCAGTACACCGACTACTACCAGGCCCAGGCCCTGTTCCAGGGCGACATCAAGTCCTGGGAAAAATGGAACAAGCTGCTCGTCCGTCGGCTCAAGGAGAGCCAGCTCGAGGACGGCAGCTTTACCGGGCAGTTCGGCGGCGAGACCAGCACGCAGCTCAACCTGCTGGCGCTGGCGCTCAACTATCGTTTCCTCCCTATCTACGAGCGGTGA